Sequence from the Patescibacteria group bacterium genome:
TATTATACGGCAGATTCGCCACAATTTTATACCCCTCTTTAGCAAAGGACGGTAGAGAGGATTTTAATATATCGCCATTCACCACCTCTACATTTTTAATCCCCTTGGCCGCTAAGCCGATACGCAAAACTTCGGCTAGTTTATCGTCAAGTTCAACGGCGATTACCCGCCCGGCTTTTTTCGCCAATTTGGCTGTTAAAAAACCCAAGCCGGGGCCGACTTCCAAAACCGTATCGTTAGACGTCAGGCCGGCCGCGGCCGTAATCTGGTCATAAATCTCTTCTTCTATAAGAAAATTCTGACCCTTAGAACGCGCCGGCTTGATATCGTAGAGGCGGCAAAGTTCTTTGGTTTGTTGGAGTAAATCCATTTCTTGTTTTTCTTATTTAATCTTATCTCTAAATCCTGCTATAATATAATCAGCAACTTTTACAATTCTATCCAGCAAATTTGAATCAGCCTTGCTCATGCCGCAGCCAGAACAGCCGCCGGGCGTTGCTAACACACCGTTGTCCATTTCAGTCATAGTCATGCCTGCGGCAATAATTGAATCGCCCGGCTTATATCCGGCCATTGAAGTTTGCGTCTTGGAAAATAAAGCCATGGTGCCGGAACCGCCGGCCATAGTGCCGTTAATCTCCGATTTGGTTGGGCAGGTTGCCTCATTTGTTATTGTTGCACATAAGGTACTGCCCGTACCAATACAACACCTGCAACCAGCCGCAGTACAACATGATAAACTACATTGTATTTCCTTAGTATTGGTTAAACCTATCGGATATGAATAAGTTCCAGAAGCTTCCACGGCTTTCTGCCAGCGAACTTTTGGCAAATAATAATAATATCCGCTGACTAAAATAATAATGATAAAAGTCAAAGCTAAAAGTAATTTTCTCATAGTAACTTTATTATACCATTTTTTATAAAATATGAAAAAAATTTTCCTTATCAGCTTAATATTTTGCCTAATATCGCCTAATATTGCTAAAAGCGCCGCTTTGCTAGCAGGCAGAATATTACTGCAAATTGAAGAAAAGGGCCAGGCCTGGTATGTTCATCCGGAAAATCAAACCAGATATTACTTAGGAACGCCGACCGACGCTTTTAATCTAATGCGGAAATTAAGCATTGGCATCAGCGATAAAGATTTGACGAAAATACCAATCGGTATTTCGGACAATAATTACCCAGACAGCGATTCGGATGGCCTTTATGATAATTTAGAAGACGCTATCGGCACGGATAAACAAAATAAAGATACTGACAATGACAGTTATAACGATAAAGAAGAATTGGACAACGGATATAACCCTCTTGGCGAGGGAAAACAACCTGTTGATAAAAAATTCACTCAAAAAAATTCCGGAAAAATATTTTTGCAGGTGGAAAAAAATGGCGAAGCTTGGTATGTTGAGCCCTTAGCGCAAAAACGATATTTTTTAGGACGGCCGGCCGATGCCTTCAAAATAATGAAAAACTTCGGTCTGGGAATTACTAACGCTGATTTGCAAAAAATTCCTATCAGCCTTTTGTTGATTAATGATATCCAAAATACGGATAATCCTGCGCCTATTACAACCACCGGAGATGTAATGCAATTAGCGGCCGCGGCCATAAGAAAAGTTAACATAGAGCAAACCCTGTTGTATTTCACACCCAACATGCATAAATCAATTGAATACTCTCTGCGACATATGAGAAAAGAAGATTTGCTCATACTGGCAAATATACTTTCCGGCAGCAGCCTGCAGTCGACTACGGAAAACAAAAAAGCCTATTTTAATGAAGTGTATTTTCAAAACGAAAAACATCAGGTATATTTTTACGTAGAAAAACAGCCGGATGGCAAATGGCTGATAACGAATTTATAACACTACAATTATTTTTTGTATTTGAAAATGATAATTTAAATAAAAAGACACGCTTACATTAGGTTAAGCGTGTTTTTTTATTTCGCCGTCAATAAAATTATGCTAATGGTTCCGAGAATCAACCCGGCTAAAACCGTCGGGCTTAGGCTTTCTTTAAAAATAAAAACTCCGGCTAACGCGCCTACTATAAGGCTACCGATGCCGTAAGCCGGCATGGCTACGGATAAAGGAGCGCCGAATTTAAAAGTATAAAAGAAAAAAATGATCCCGGAAGCCAAGAGAACGCCTGTCAGACTAGAAATATAATAACCTTTGGCCGAAAAATTAACCCCTCCGTTATAAAAAGCGTAAATTAAAAAAGGAATGGCTACGAGCAATTGGGCTAACGAGATAATAAAAAGTGCCAAAAAATAATTTATTTCATTGCCTAAAAATTTGAATAAAACATCAGAAAAAGTCCAAGCTAAAATTGTCAAAATTAAAAATAACAGCCAAAGCATAATTTTATTTTTATTGTCACGCTTGAGTTAAATTTAGAAAATTTTCGTGCGAGGACTGTTTGAGGCCGTGTTAAGCGGCCGAGTTCCGCAGTAGAAAATTTTCTAAATTTAACTCAAGTTCTACTGTTGTCGTAATCAGTATAATTAAATTACTATATTTACTAACTTCCCTTTCACAAATCCTTTACTTTCCGCATATATTCTATAACTCCTTTCTCGCAATGATTTTCAGTATAATCAACAGCAAAATCCATTTTTTTATCAGCTAAAAGCTCTCTTTCTCCAACAAAAACAAATTGCATTTTTAAACCGCGCCGATTAAGCTCTTCGGCCATGGCGACATCGGATGGGCTATCGCCAAAAGCGATAAATTGTTCCGGTCTAATTTTCTTTTTATCAAGCCATGCCAACGCTCTTCCCGCCCCGAGGTGCTTGCCGACATGCTTATTTTCTATATCAGTCGCGATGCGGGAAGGGTCAATTTTATAGTCATCGGTCAATTTATATTTTACTAATAACTCAGCCAACGCTTGATTTAATAAATTCTGCTCCTCTTTAAATTTTTCCAACTCTAAATTATCAAGCATCTCTATTGAAATCATCGTTTTTTTGGTCTTATCATAAAACATTGTTGCCGAGAATCTTTGATTTACTAAAGCCATCACTTCTTTTTGTAGCCATTCAGGGACGGATATGGACTCATCAATATACAGCTTCTTTTCTCCTTGGTCATTAAAAGTTACCGTTACCGCCCCTTTTTCGCCAACAGCTAATAAATTATGTAAAATTTTTTTATTAGCCACCATTTTTTCCAAAGGCTCAATAATTTTTTCCAACATAAAATCCGTAGCTCGGCCCGTGTTTAGCGCTACCGGTTCGCCTGCTTCCAACCTTTTAATTAATTGAAAAAATATTTCTGGTTCTGTCACCTTTTTTTCGCTAGGATGGGTTAACACGCCGTCGACATCAAACAGCCAAGCATGTTCAACCGGCTTAAACTGCTCTTTATTTTCTTCTTTTATTTTTTCTTCAAACATATTTTATTTACCGCTTAAATCACAATATTAATCAGCTTCCCTTTAATAAATATTATTTTCACCACTTCTTTTCCCTCCAGCCATTTTATGATTTTTTCGCTTGCCAAAGCGATTTTTTTTGCTTCATTTTCGCTAATATCAGCCGAAACTTCAATCATATCGCGCACTTTGCCGTTTATCTGAATAACTAAATTAATAGTTTCGTCTTTAACCATCACCGGATCATATTCCGGCCATTTTTCTTTAAAAATACTTTGCTTATACCCTAACCCGGACCACAGCTCTTCGGCCAAGTGCGGCGCGAACGGACTTAGAAGTAT
This genomic interval carries:
- a CDS encoding HAD hydrolase family protein, producing MFEEKIKEENKEQFKPVEHAWLFDVDGVLTHPSEKKVTEPEIFFQLIKRLEAGEPVALNTGRATDFMLEKIIEPLEKMVANKKILHNLLAVGEKGAVTVTFNDQGEKKLYIDESISVPEWLQKEVMALVNQRFSATMFYDKTKKTMISIEMLDNLELEKFKEEQNLLNQALAELLVKYKLTDDYKIDPSRIATDIENKHVGKHLGAGRALAWLDKKKIRPEQFIAFGDSPSDVAMAEELNRRGLKMQFVFVGERELLADKKMDFAVDYTENHCEKGVIEYMRKVKDL